The DNA window AGACAGCCTCAAAAGTTAAATATACTGGTGACtgtattaaacatgccaaatattaCTGATTACAGAAACAGCAATGCATGATGattaacaataacaaattaaacattgcATTATTGCAAATTCAGAAGTTACATGTAGTTTAAGATGATGTGGGATGACTCAAAGTGAAGCCAGTTTctttaatgtgtgattttgaagtagCTCTCAGCTTCATTTTGTGGTCATGGGTAGTACagcaacaattatttttttgcagtccTACAAAACCCTATTTAGCAAATGTAAATAGAATATTCACTGGTGTATGTTTGTGAACTAAGAATTAAGAATCACTAAGAATTTAATTATTACACTGGAGTGTAAAGTCTATTTtccattttagaaaaaaaaggagtgaatgtgtttagttttaaattaacGAGTTACTGAACAACATATTGCTGTAAATCACACATCGGGAGAATGGCATTCAGtcttgttttactattttttgttctttttggttttgaatgatcAAACTTGAGGTCAAGCTACAGACGGAATAACCCTAACACCCAAGTCAGCCTCATTGTGCAGCGCCTGTCTTTACTTTCTAGTTTCAGGAAGGCTGTATGGAGCTGTAatactaaagaaaaacaaaatgtgattgtttaataattaacttAAACAGCAGAATATCTGATATGTAGAAGGGCAAAGGCAAAAGTCTTACTGTTTTCCTTGCACAACTGCCAGCGTTGACATCAGTTTTATTTCAGCTCTTCAAAAGTGCGTTAAGTCTTTCAGACAAAAGCAGACCTGAAAAAATGACAAGTGTTTCAAGAACTAAGGTCAAACTCAACGATGGTCGGCTGATGCCAATTCTGGGTCTTGGAACATGGAAGGTGCTGTAcaaaatttgtttgttttatttatactcAAATAAATGTTTACCCCTGTGAATATCCAcagtaactttgcagttttcccatgctttcccattaTTATATTATGCagttaccatggtttgccatttttAGCTTTACCGTACTGTACCTCTCCGGACTTAACAATGCTGATAGTTTGCTTTCCCATTCTTTCCTCGTGGTTTTttacgctttgctatgcttttaccatgggaaacttttatgagtttttttttctttttcttgttttgattttagttttaatCAGCAAAATCCTTTTCTTTAAACATGGAACTTTGATCATTGTAAACAATTGTAAGCATGTATGCAGATCAATGAAGTCTTTCGTGAAAAATGTAAGTGCATTTTTGGCTTCTGTTaacttttaaaaatgctgtttgcCTTTGCAAGGCCATAATATTTCTGGACAAGGACATTTCATGGAACACTGAACTTTATATAAggtatattcaattgatctaataAATCAATAGACTTTTAAGTATTATGCACTGCAGAGATGTAGATGTTTgttgttaattgtttgattttcataatgtTGGTTCTCACAATCTAATTATCTTGGTGTCTGTTGATCTGCCGCTGTTAATATCACTTGAAAAAGATCCTGAAATGTtgttacacatacagtaccattctctgtgtgaagaagggtcTCCTTCTCTCTGCCCtcagtctatctccacttaatttccaactgtgtcctctggtcctggtttctgtaacTTGCTTAAAGTAATGATTcaggttaactttgtcaactccttttaaaattttaaagatgTCACTCATGTCctccctaattcttctttgttccacaCTCAGTAAATgcagttctttcagcctgtctaCATACAGTAGCTCAGACCTTTAAGTCCTTGGATTAGTCTTGTTGGACACAGTATTCTAAGTGTGGTCTCCCCAATGCATTATACAGCGTCATTAGAACATCCTTGGATTTGTACTGTGTTTGCCTTTTTGACTGCTTTAAATCCAGCAATAAGAGGATTTAGAGGAAATGTGTGGCTCTGGTTTTAATCTATAAataacatcacaaaacaaacccTAGTTAGTCAAGTACTGGAGACAAATATTTATATAGCCCAGTGAAGCACTGCTTAGATGTGAGgctgaaaatgtacattttcaatttgaaattCACTATTCTGTATAGCACCCTTCTAtaagtttaccatggtacattTACATGGTTATTCTGCAGTTCTCCCAtggttatagtatgcatttagcatgctatgtttttttttttttttttttttaccatacttctctgggctCTAAAGTGCTtcatactttcactatgctttattactctGATCTTTTACTTAGGTAAGCCTTTAAAAAGGGCGGGACCAGAAATATTGCATTGCACTAAAACAAAGGTATTCCCGTTAAAAGATAAGACTGcataatttaaatacttttttttaaattagattggTTTCTGTTTCCAATACAATGGGTAAACAGacatttttgaactgcagtaacCATTTCTACAAACATTATTATCCAAGAAAATAatgggaagaaaaaaatgatttaatacagAATACtctatataatttgttttagaaaatgatTACAGCAGACTACTTGGCTTTTGATATCATTTCAAGTAGTCGCACTCAAGTAACAaagtaatcatatatatatatatatatatatatatatatatatatatatatatatatatatatatatatatatatatatatatatatatatatatatatatataacattgtatATTGTACATTGTAACATACAGTTTTTAAAGAACCACATATTAttgaaaacacatattttcattttaaaacaaacattgtttgaaaaaaagttttcagtttgGTTGCCTTACCTTCCAGGAAGTCTTTTACTGCTTCACTTGCTTGATTATTTCATCCCAGCAGTTTCTCTTGGCCAAAGCATGTCATTGGCTGAGAGCATGTCTGTCatttaggggaagcagctgattgaaGGTTTCTAAAATGGTTTCTAAaacatgtgctttgtttttttttttttttttcccaaaaactgcacatttgagcctAATGAATAAAAGTGCATGACAGAGAAAATTTGTGAAAGAAATATGgtaaattactttaaataattgAGCAAAAGGTTCATTGCAACCCTCGCTCTACAATCTGCCTTCAGGTGCTTCTGCTGTCAATGAAATCCATTGTTGAAAGATCATGcacatttaaacatagatatAGATTTAATGAGAGCCAGGCTACGGTTGTCTTTCTTTTACTGCAGACTTCGTCATCACAAGTGTTTCAAGCAGCGGTGGAGACAGCTATTGCTGCTGGATACCGACACTTAGACACAGCATACTCTTACAGGAATGAGAAGGAAATAGGGGCAGCCGTAAGGGCCAAAATTCAACAGGGGGTCATCAAAAGAGAGGACATGTTTATTGTTAGCAAGgtaagaataatatttttttatatttgggaTTTTATGAAAAGCAGCAGATTTTAGGATGAATGATCTTGGTTAAAAGTGTACAGTTGTCCACGTAACATAAATATGATTCCTGGCTGTCTAAGAATATAAGCCTCCTATCTTTCTAGATGTGTTCCCGGTTATTCAGAATAGTATAGACAGCTATAATAAATGCTGTCACAGAAGGCTGTATGTTACCCTTCATCTGACACTGAATATTGCTCTATTGTCTATAAACATAAACGCTCAACAACATGATAAGCTAATAGACTCAAAAACTGTAATTTTGTAAAGAATATAAGACATGATTTTTGTTGCTTTCAGTTATGGTGCACATATAACTCCCCAGAAGATGTGCCTTTATGTCTAAGTAAAACCTTAAATGATCTTCAGCTAGACTATGTGGACCTCTACCTCATCCATTTCCCTGTTGCTTTACAGGTAGGTACAGAAGcagatttctgtgaaatttgcaGGACTTTTATCAATTTTCCAAATCCACTGGGGAccagtcctgtttgtttccattggTAGTAGATTCCTATACACTTTGATGAAGGAAGTAGCCTGATAAGAGTTCAATAGTGCTGCAACAATGTATCACAAATAATGCAATCATCAATGAATACTTTTCATTAATATTATCTCCTTAAAAAGCATCATTAGCTTAGTTATTTCAGTGTGGCCAAAAGTAAAGTAATTAGCCATCATTTGGGCTTGTCAGAGTAAGTATGAATGATATACTTTTTTGAGTTCTTAGAATTATATTAGGTATTTCAGAAATAGTTTTGTAGTGGTACTGGAATATTAAAATAGTGTCAAACACAAAGAATTAGGCAAACCTGTATTTGGTTAAAATCCTTCAATTGAGATTGATATTCTGTTTGTTAttccaaatataaaaacagtgctaatCGTTTCATGCAGCTGTAGCGTCCAAGGCAAATTACGCTAGTGGCAGGTGGCAGGCCACGTCCTGCAGaatccccgagtggctcacctggtaaaggcatagCCACGTGGTGAGCAGGGTGTGTTAatcaggtttgcatcctggctgtgtggagGAAGCGGAGTTGGaaattctaaactggggagaaaatcaggggtaaaataatcaAGCAtactacattttataaaaataaatacgcaataaaacaaaactgtgactGCATCATACAGTTTCCTTGAAATATTAGTAATGATGTTAGGAAATGATTTGTAtctatataatgtacagtatgttgtcaTCACTCTACAGTCATTTTGACAGGCTCGCTGGGTTCTTTAGAGTTTAGACTATATTGTAACAATATTACGTGTCCTAGAATGTAGTTCTACTGTATGTATCCtcacatcatttattttttagagGATAGATGATGAGTTCTTTCCTATGAAGGATGGCAAAGTCCTTACTAAAGACACAGACTACCTTGACACGTGGAAGGTAACCTATcaatttgtatttcattaaataCAGATATTCTCTCTCCAGGCCATCATGATTGCAGCATGGGAGCAATGTATTTTGTAAACGTCGTGCAACATGAGTAGTTTACGATCAAAATTATGAACAAGgaattatggtttttttttttgtttttttgttttttaaacaaactgaagaGGATATAGTTTCTGTAGTTTGATAGATAATATAGCTattgttgaaatatatatataaatgactatTGGATGTCCTGATCAATATCTTATTTCTCATTAAAGCAACTTTTTTGTGAACTTGATACCCAGAGAAAATCTGTATAGTTTAaaagagggtgttttttttttgtttttttcaggcaaTGGAATCTCTTGTGTCTAAAGGCCTTGTAAAAAGCATTGGAGTCTCCAACTTTAACATCCTTCAACTGGAGAGGTTGCTCTCTGTTGCTAGGATACCACCAGCTGTCAATCAGGTAGGTCTTTTACAACTGTATTTAGGTAATAAAATCCTCTGAAACATCTTATAAAAGTCGCAAGggaattttgcagttttcccacggttatactatgcatttaccatagtttacctttgTTTGCAATGTTTCTTAATGTGAATTACCAtacctctgggctttacaatgcttacttacctatgttttgccatgcttttactgtgctttattactctGTTATGAttttacaatgggaaacatttataagggaatATTCAACATGCTGCTATTAGCAATTACAATGCATATTTGACCAACTTAAAGGTTTGTTATGATTTTTAAGAAGCTTAGTGGTCCACTGGCATGTATTGGAAAAGGTAAACCACTGTACAACACTATGCAATCTTTTAAAATATAGCATGACATAACTGCTcccaaaattgattttatttaattctatttcattacattttttccaatttttttattattttataaaactgaagGAAAAGTGACCCATTTTATACCAGTTGTATGCTTTTCTAACGTTCCAAATTGTTTACTAACAGACGATTGCTTAACTGAGATGCTGTTTTTGTCTGAAGGTTGAACTACATCCTTATCTGACCCAGACTGACCTTGTGAAATTCTGCCAATCCAAAAGCATTGCTCTGACGGCATACAGTCCCTTTGGATCCCCAGGGAGGCCTCCACAAATGTAAGTTAGAATGGcttcaattaatatatatatatataatatagatatatatatatagatatacgtatatatatatatatatatatatatatatatattatatatattttacagaattaACTTGGTCTGCATTTTTTTATGCTTTGTAAATACTTTTACCTGCAGTCATATGGGTGATAAGGATCCAGAGAAACTACTACAGGATCCTGTTGTTGCTACCATAGCAACTAAACATCAGCGAAGTTCAGCACAGGTAGGAAGTAGTGTGTGACACTGCAATGCAATACAGCCAGAACTGTAAAGCTCAATTCAAAGGAGGTTAGGATGagattgtataatgcactggtgcaAAAGGAACCAGACTAATCCTGGACTTAAATGAATGCTCCATGAAGAAATGTTGAAATAATCTATTAAGCATAGAACAAGAGCTGGTgtggacttgattgaagtctttaaaatcttaaaaggtgtTGACAGGCACTAACCCAGGGGTACTCAATTAGATTATCTGGAGGGCAAGATAAGACAATGTCCAAAccttgagggggggggggggggggggggggcccacaGGGCATTCAAGATGTGAGTACTGGTGGGGGGGTCTTTTAAACAGTCATGAAAAGCTGACTATCGAATCATACTTTAGATACAGTAACAGAACGATGCAACactacacttgcaccaatcaactaatcggcaaataactatttacaatgatacaatgtctgatcaccatttgataataaaaatacaaagcaaatatatttttctgacaacatataaaacagcatgttattcatttttattttattaaaactataacATTTCTGAAAATGACTGCGCAGCAAGGATTCAAGTTAACTATTTCAATTAGTGAGCGCTTTATTTAAGTTGTAAGCATCTTAAGCGCCTAATTAAAAATGTAGCATGGTGTCTAAATATGCATGTTCTAAGTCCAATGTGATTCAATGTAAATTAAGTTTCTAAGTTGAATACATAGCATGACAGTATAGaggaaaaataaactgaagttCATTTCCACCGTGCCGTCTTTGAGAGGCGTGCTGTAGGTACATTTCCTGTGCATGAACACTTACTGGTGGCTGCATTGCTATGTTTTCCTAAAAATACTTAGTTTATCATatgaaatataaagaaaatatagacatTTGCACTTaagtttttcatgtatttctataataaagccaaactgtttgtttctcattttaaaacatacagcagcTCCTCTCAACTTCCCAAGCCTTTCTATAATAAACAGGAGACACATCTGGTGTtatgcaagatttaaaaaattaaaaaaaaactctgacaCCAGATCAAACGCAATAGGCTAATCAATCATATAACTTAATACCATACCTAATCTAAAGTACATTTCCAacgtatttaaattaaatgaatacataaactACTTTCACGTTCATGTTCCAATCACATGGATTTCCAATACTATTTATCCTAaaactatatgtaaaactgtaatattccagaaCAGGTTTGCTCCACTGAATTAACTAGAAAGCAGAGGACGTCAAAACTTAATTATAATGTGTGTagttcaggcagaaacagtagaAAAGTCGGCTTTTTTTTCTatccctgccattgtagtttatttgcaataaacaaagaggcaaatgacacattttcataaaataatatcgttaatgatgttttattattttttttaaaagctgtgcacacaagtgaaaactgtcaatttaaattaaataaaccctTCAAGAAATACATGTggaaaagggtttttttgtttattactctcctcataacagaaaataggatcacaacaaaacacaacGTTGATCACTATACATAACATTTCAGTTGCTAATTTGGTCAGTGTCTGGGAAGTGTGAAGCATTTTCCAGTGATGTGCATTAACTGCATCTGTAAGCCCCGATTCTGACTCACTCGTCAAATCTGAAACATCACTTTGTTGATGTTGTGTTAATACCACACATCTCTAGCCATTTTATCCACAGAAGTGGATTTTTGCCTTAGAAttaatgtgcagcaatgtttgtaaGATAGTTTCTCAACACTAAAGGAAATAATATTcctccataccgctgttttcatATCGCAGTAACACTAAGCTAAATGGGCAGAGATTGGTGACGCGTGCCAAAATGAAAACTCATCAGAATGAAAGCTGGCCAATCAGCTGACTTGTTTCTGATTAAGTTGCcaaagtaaagtttaaaaaaaaaacacttgttcgGGGACACAAATACTCTGTAGGTAGCGGCAACATTATCTTGCCTATcagcaatttcagcttttgtaatgaaggacagctgaTGCTCGACGGGCCAAAAGGAAGGCTCTCGGGCCAGTTGAGGAACCCTGCCCTAACCTATACTTTCAGttcaaaacagaaaccaggagTCAGAATTGGAAATGAAGTTGAGATAGGATGGAAGCGTCCTAGTGCCAAATAAAACTTTCCCACTGCctcttctggtcctggtttctgtgttgcacttaaataattggttagggttaactacgTCAACTCCTTTTAAGTGTCCCCTAATTATTCTTTGCTCTAGGTAAATTAAGTTCTTGCACCATAACTCCTTAGCAAATTCATTTAAACTCTGGGATTAGTCTGGCTcctctttgttggactctctccagggccacactGTCCTTTTGGTCATGTaatgaccaaaactgaacactaGTAGTGTGGTCTCACGAGTAGAGCTAGCAAACTGTAGAGGTTAAATTTTAGCCCAGCCCtgtgtgcagtttaaaaatactGCAGGTTGCTTTATTGTAATCACACAAGAGTGAGGTTACAGTGCTGGAGAGAACTTCAAAATTCTCTAACGCAGCAGagttcacaattttttttatatgcaaatcaGCATCAGTATTCGCCCCACAAACTGCTTGAGCCTTTTGTCACATCAGCCTTCACAAACTGTTCATCTCTGTACTTTCCTGTTATCTACTAGCCTCCAACCCCCTTCTAGCAGTATGTTCTCTTGTGACATCTGCTTTTAACTGTTTATCAACTCCAGGCAACTTCTGCTTAGAAAAAGCAAAAGAAGCAATAATACTGCAGACTCACATTAACTCTTCAATGGGTTTAAATGTCATTGTTATTGCACCTTAATAATACACAATTTACTTTCATAGATCTTATTGAGATATCATGTGCAACAAGGGATTGCTGTAATTCCAAAAAGTGAGAGACCCAATCACATTCTGGAGAATACCAAGGTAAAGTCATGACAATTATCAAGCTTGAAAATGTGATCCGCATGCTTCCAGTtgatatttcacattttattcaCTGAGGCCGGAAGCTGACGATGAATATTTTCAGTACGGAAGTGAAAATGCACAAGTTAACTGATATCGATTCAGTTGGCAACTGACTCAATCGTAAATCGGGAAGGACAGTGTTTCTTGtattgaaatcaacacattaatgaatggattttttaaatatctgtcaaTGAATACTTCTTGAAGGCAATTCCGAACAAGAGTACTTGTATCGGCACACTATCAttattgttgatttatttttattgttactaTACAACCAACTGATGCCCAGACCATACTTGTTTGTCTTTTAATATTCTCATCTCGGTGCTTGAATCTttcagatttttaattttattttggatgAAGAAGATATGAAGTCCTTGCAGAGTCTGAACAGAGGCTGGCGGGCTTGCTGTATTGAAGGGTAAGGCATGGTCTAcgattgtattttttgttataaaatataaactaaatCAAGAGCTGCATCTGTATTCATCACAGTTCATTATGTTGAAGCAAGTTCAAAggcacattttgtaaaataagtaCTCTGTTTAAAACTACTTGGAACAATAACTGGCCTGGACCTTACTGAGGTGAAGGAAGATAATTTGAAATTCTAAATTGGGGGGTAAAATAACTGgcaataaaatgaatacaattttgaaacagtCTTGTATCGTACAAGGGTAGCTACAATGAGTGGTAACATATTTTAACGTGCCAATCGTATCACAATGGTGCTGTATAAACCAATACACATTGGTAATCCAAATCGATTCATCTGGGTTTGATTCCTAATTGGAACACTAGATTATTTTGGTGGGCTCTACCTAGCACCCAAAAAGATATTTATCAGACTTGAAAGGTCCAGGACACGAGGGTCTGGGAAAGGGGCTTGCCTGCACTATgcttcactgtatttaatatatagttcatttatttttgtatacaccCTATATTCTGGAATATATTCTTTATAGCACTTATTCATGGATACAGTTCCAAGTCATGCTGGTATGACGATATATTTGCACAGGTTATCAAATGAGATTACACCCTCCAGTGCCATTTTGTGaatcttatatattttttatatactgtaccattaagtgaaatgtttgtctgcttgagttTTCAAATTATTTATGTCTATTGCAGGGTCAAGTCACATCCCTACTTTCCTTTTTAAAGAGGTCCCATAGAGTGTCATGAAGATCACCAGTGAGGATGAGGACTCCAGTAAATGAGTGGCTCATCTTCAAAAATAATTCATAAACTCCATACATATTTGTTTCTCTGAAAATGCATGGGAGAAACAATACCAGTATGATTTATATggttttaatgactttttttattgtttttttttttttttttttttggtttctatttttaaagtGTGTCCTAATAATTAATAAATCCAAACTTGAATGTTTTAATCTGTTTCAGACTGTTACTAGACTGTTCATAAACACTTGTATACTGTAGGTCTCCTAAAATCCCACCCACATATGTGTAATATAATATTTGGACAAATATATTTAAGCATGGATTATACGTTATAATATATTCTACTTAATCTACTAAGAATGATATGACATACAGGCAGAATGTATCCTTTTGTGGGaaagtatttaaatgtatgtgcATCTGGTCTGTAGGTACTGTATATAGACGAGGAAATACATGTCTGCATTGCATATAGTAATATGCTGAACCGACCAGAAACAGTTAACCCATCAGGAGATATTTTTTGTATCTCTCTGGGAACTATCTGGGAACCTGTCCTTACCTGTCCCAAACCTGTGATGTGTAATTCCCCCTGGAGCAGATGAGGTGTCAGTGGATGGTAATGTAACTCAGTATAGAATTGGTTAAGCACATTGTCCACCCTCCATACCTGTCCTGTCAGGAATATGATCATACATTCAGATCAAATGGGGCCGACACAATAATAAAATCTTAAGCCTGTATTCATACCTTTTAAGCGAATAGTTTCACAAAAAACACCAAAGTAAAAGACAGACACCATTCATGAACAAATGTCTAAttttatatgaaatatttttagtgttttaaagtttCTTATGAAAACCAGTTTTACTGGTAATTTATTAATGatttgtaatgttaaaaatgtaaaatactagtgctccctcattatttcagagaaaaagaaaaaaacagcttgctAGCTAGCTGCAGTATGTCTTGATTGCTCATTCCATGAATATCTGCTTTCCCAGAATGTTTTTTTGACTATTCAGGACTACTTCAAAGCCTGTTTTCCAGAATGGTCTCGAGATTTGTGTTTTAATGGTTAGATGTGGCATTCCTGGGGAAATGAAGCAAGTCAGCCCCTCTTCCAAGCTGTCAAACTGTGCAGTGTAGCCCGAACGTCCATCTGTTTCTATAGGGTAGTACTGGTGTTTGGAAAGCCGCACTTGTGCTGCTGTTTCCCTGACCTTCAGAGAAATGATGTGACCTTGACCTTGCCCTTGTGCTGAAGTTTGTAGTAAaattgcaatttttttgttttccttgtccAAACCCCCAAAAGTGTAGCTTTTAAGGCATTAGAAAGCACTTCTAAACAGATCCTGTTGATGAGATTAGCTTTAGATAATTTTTTTTGGAGTCCCATAATTGTACAAACTGTAAGCCATGCTGCTTAAAAGATTGAAGTCCCTCTTCAAGTGATTGCTTTAGAATTCACAGAGCGCACTGCTTCATGAAAACTGTTTGAACGTTTGAGAGATAAAGGGGCTAGCACCCTTCCCAATAAAAATCTTTGTGAACCCCAGTGTTCACATTCTGGACTCTAGAAGCGCAGCGTTTGTGGAAGGCTGTGAAAGTGTCTCCAGATTCTCTGCCTGTGCTGCGAGGTACCATTCAGTGGAAATCTCAGGTAACGTTTTAATAATGCAGCAAAaagttcattattttaaaatcataaaagggataatacattctaaatatttgtattttcactaATACATTTTACCAGTATCACATTCAAGAAGTACAGTATTGCTCCCTTCAAGCCTTattccataactattaaacaataATTAGTATTGAAAGATCAAGTAGGATCAGAGGCTTTCTAAATGTCTTGCAAATAATGGACGGAAAACCCCTCCCACCATGCTAATACAAAACTGGCTTCTTTTTCAGGTTTGAATGAAAGAGGGGCGGCTGGCCAGCCCGTATCATTCAGCATGAAATGGACCATTTAAAATGGAGTTTTGTACATTGATAAAATGGACAGCAAAACCTTTGCAAATGTAAGTTGGATAGAACTCAAAGAATAAAAACCAGTAGACTTCTTTGTACAATTGACTGCACCagtgtttttcatttatattGCATGCCATGATGAAAAGTcttttttgaattaaaaaaaaagaaattaaaaaacagaatgatGTCATATGTTGGTTAAATCACCTAAAAGTAAAGATGTAGCCCCTAAATGTTTTACTCCCACCCCAACCTTTAATAACTTCAATGCTATTTTCACATAACTGCTC is part of the Polyodon spathula isolate WHYD16114869_AA chromosome 13, ASM1765450v1, whole genome shotgun sequence genome and encodes:
- the zgc:56622 gene encoding aldo-keto reductase family 1 member B1 isoform X2 → MEVLISKILFFKHGTLIIVNNCKHVCRSMKSFVKNTSSSQVFQAAVETAIAAGYRHLDTAYSYRNEKEIGAAVRAKIQQGVIKREDMFIVSKLWCTYNSPEDVPLCLSKTLNDLQLDYVDLYLIHFPVALQRIDDEFFPMKDGKVLTKDTDYLDTWKAMESLVSKGLVKSIGVSNFNILQLERLLSVARIPPAVNQVELHPYLTQTDLVKFCQSKSIALTAYSPFGSPGRPPQIHMGDKDPEKLLQDPVVATIATKHQRSSAQILLRYHVQQGIAVIPKSERPNHILENTKIFNFILDEEDMKSLQSLNRGWRACCIEGVKSHPYFPF
- the zgc:56622 gene encoding aldo-keto reductase family 1 member B1 isoform X3 produces the protein MTSVSRTKVKLNDGRLMPILGLGTWKTSSSQVFQAAVETAIAAGYRHLDTAYSYRNEKEIGAAVRAKIQQGVIKREDMFIVSKLWCTYNSPEDVPLCLSKTLNDLQLDYVDLYLIHFPVALQRIDDEFFPMKDGKVLTKDTDYLDTWKAMESLVSKGLVKSIGVSNFNILQLERLLSVARIPPAVNQVELHPYLTQTDLVKFCQSKSIALTAYSPFGSPGRPPQIHMGDKDPEKLLQDPVVATIATKHQRSSAQILLRYHVQQGIAVIPKSERPNHILENTKIFNFILDEEDMKSLQSLNRGWRACCIEGVKSHPYFPF
- the zgc:56622 gene encoding aldo-keto reductase family 1 member B1 isoform X1, whose product is MFFFFFFFTILLWALKCFILSLCFITLIFYLGKPLKRAGPEILHCTKTKTSSSQVFQAAVETAIAAGYRHLDTAYSYRNEKEIGAAVRAKIQQGVIKREDMFIVSKLWCTYNSPEDVPLCLSKTLNDLQLDYVDLYLIHFPVALQRIDDEFFPMKDGKVLTKDTDYLDTWKAMESLVSKGLVKSIGVSNFNILQLERLLSVARIPPAVNQVELHPYLTQTDLVKFCQSKSIALTAYSPFGSPGRPPQIHMGDKDPEKLLQDPVVATIATKHQRSSAQILLRYHVQQGIAVIPKSERPNHILENTKIFNFILDEEDMKSLQSLNRGWRACCIEGVKSHPYFPF